The Plasmodium sp. gorilla clade G2 genome assembly, chromosome: 6 genome has a segment encoding these proteins:
- a CDS encoding GTP-binding protein, putative produces the protein MINSLKYMNEILLKKQLKSRNIFNYSSYSITIVDKLENTKIKKVYGKVSKKEKAQEKEEKNFCEETDNPLIKRNFDLYKENKEKSIFYESERIIKCISGSGGNGHMSFKKYKRKVLGSLGIPNGGKGGNGGSIYLCYTNGKENIKKKSKRNKIQTAYSNKDKYIYINNLSELSTSLYATDGENGKANQLRGRNGKSIFIYLNKICHVYEIFSDNKNVNACDYNINECDDNINEGDDNINECDDNINECDDNINECDDNINECDDNINEPDDNINEPDDNINEPDDNINERNDNINMYDDNINMYDDNINMYDDNMNNCNTFNDVLNKNDWHIKKEYNYFSNYENNVYNVLKRNDPVYIKRNNHILKEIMNIDKKVRKQRFIGILSENNSCILLAKGGEGGKGNNMNNTFSYENGRKGQVTYIKIVYKCISDICIIGYEQSGKSSILSLITQKIETANNLYILKKIYFTDMYQISVADFFNNEKQIKEDKNVGLNEENRNIPSFHINENIFNFLGLTHLLVIVLDMNYDLIGQFKTIRNQLKRRDEQIYRKPYIVVINKCDVNFKEKIKDTEKAYNEIKMYDNDVAIFFLSAKYGIGINEFVSGLRSSIIKLKKNGT, from the exons ATGAtaaattctttaaaatatatgaacgaaatattattaaagaaGCAATTAAAAAGTaggaatatttttaattattcgAGCTATAGTATTACTATTGTAGATAAGTTAGAAAATACTAAGATTAAAAAGGTATATGGGAAAGtatcaaaaaaagaaaaagcacaagaaaaggaagaaaaGAACTTTTGCGAAGAAACAGATAACCCTttgataaaaagaaattttgaTTTATACAAAGAGAATAAAGAAAAGtctatattttatgaaagtgaaagaattataaaatgtataagtGGCTCAGGTGGTAATGGTCATATGAGCttcaaaaaatacaaaagaaaAGTTTTGGGATCTTTAGGTATACCTAATGGGGGTAAAGGAGGAAATGGTGGAAGTATATACTTATGTTATACAAATggaaaggaaaatataaaaaaaaaatccaaGAGGAATAAAATCCAAACTGCTTATAgtaataaagataaatatatatatattaataatttgagTGAACTTTCTACATCTCTTTATGCTACTGATGGAGAAAATGGAAAGGCTAATCAATTGAGAGGGAGGAATGGCAAAagcatttttatttatttgaataaaatatgtCACGTGTATGAAATTTTTTCGgacaataaaaatgtaaatgcgtgcgattataatataaatgagtgcgatgataatataaatgagggcgatgataatataaatgagtgcgatgataatataaatgagtgcgatgataatataaatgagtgcgatgataatataaatgagtgcgatgataatataaatgagcctgatgataatataaatgagcctgatgataatataaatgagcctgatgataatataaatgagcGTAATGATAACATAAATAtgtatgatgataatataaatatgtatgatgataacataaatatgtatgatgataatatgaataattgtAATACCTTCAATGATgtgttaaataaaaatgattggCACATAAAGaaagaatataattatttttcaaattatgaaaataatgtgtataatgtattaaaaagaaatgatcCTGTTTATATCAAAcgaaataatcatatattaaaagaaattatgaatatagataaaaaggTAAGGAAACAAAGATTTATAGGTATATTGAGTGAGAATAACAGTTGTATATTACTAGCTAAAGGAGGAGAAGGTGgaaaaggaaataatatgaataatacgTTTTCATATGAAAATGGAAGAAAAGGTCaagttacatatataaaaatagtttataaatgtataagtgatatttgtattattggATATGAACAGTCAGGTAAATCTAGCATTCTCTCATTAATAACTCAGAAAATAGAAACTgctaataatttatatatattaaaaaaaatatatttcactGATATGTATCAAATATCTGTGGctgatttttttaataacgagaaacaaataaaagaagaCAAAAATGTAGGTCTAAACGAAGAGAATAGAAATATTCCTTCAtttcatataaatgaaaatatattcaacTTTTTGGGGTTAACACACCTTTTGGTTATTGTTCTGGATATGAATTACGATTTGATAGGGCAATTTAAAACTATCag aaaTCAATTAAAGAGAAGGGACGAACAAATATATAGGAAACCATACATTGTGGTCATAAACAAATGTGATGTTAATTTTaaggaaaaaattaaagacaCAGAAAAAGCTTATAacgaaataaaaatgtatgataatgatgttgctattttttttttgagtgCAAAATATGGAATAGGCATAAATGAATTTGTTAGCGGTTTAAGGAGCTCTATAATTAAATTGAAGAAAAATGGTACTTAG